Sequence from the Corallococcus soli genome:
CGCGTCCGTGCACCGGGTCGGGGTTCGGCCACGGCCAGCCGCCGAAGCCGGTGCGCTGGTAGTCGGCGAAGGCCTGCTGGATCTCCTGCCGCGTGTTCATCACGAACGGCCCGTACTGGACGACCGGCTCGCCAATGGGACGCCCCTGGAGCATCAGCAGCTCCGTCTCGTCCGCGCCGTTCTCCAGCGCCACGTCCAGGTCGGCGCGCAGCTCGATGGCTCGCGACGGCGGGATGTCGCGGCCCCCCACGCGCAGCGCGGAGCCCCGGAAGAAGTACAGCATGCGGTGCGTGCCCCTGGCCGCCGCGGGCAGCGTCCAGCGCGCGCCCGGCTCCAGCTTGAGCGTCCAGATGGCCACGTCCGAGTCGGCCTGCGCGGCCCAGGACTTCGGCGGCGGCGGCGGCGGCTTCACGTCACCCACCCGGCCGGCGACCACGGTGAGTTCCGTGGCGCGCCCCGCTTCGTCCTTCGCGACGTGCCGGGGAATGACGTGGTTCCAGAGCATGGAGAAGTGCGGCGCGACGTGCTTGTTCGCGCGCGGCAGGTTGAGCCAGATCTGGAACAGCTCCAGCGGGTTCGGCGTGTCGGAGCGGAGCAGGGGAAACATCTCCGAGTGGTTGATGCCACTGCCCGCCGTGAGCCACTGCACGTCCCCGCCGCCAAAGCGCGCCGCCGCGCCCAGCGAGTCGGAGTGGTCGATGAGACCGTTGCGCACGATGGTCACCGTCTCGAAGCCCCGGTGCGGGTGCTGGGGGAAGCCCGGCACGACGGTGCCGTGGTACATGTTCCAGCCGTCCCGCCCACCGAAGTCCTGCCCGATGTCGCGCCCCGTCAGCGGGGCCGCGGGGCCAAAGCGCTCGTTGCCTGCGGGATACCGGTCGTCGTGGTGCACGCAGAAGAGGAACGGATCCGGCGTCCGCCACGGACCCATCCCGAGCGGATCCACGCGAATGACGGCTTCTGGCTGAACACCCTGCTGCTGAACCATGGCTTGCTCCCCTGCTTTGTCCGAAGCGCGTGAACACCCCACGGCGGTGGTGACCCCCGCCGCCGCGATGAGCTTCAGCGCTGCTCTCCTGCTGCTCACATCATCCAAGGTCCACCTCGCGCCCGTGGCCGGTCCATCCTACTAACAACGTCGTCTCCGGGCCGCTCGGGTCGCGCCGGCTCGTCAGGCGCAGGGGGTCCCCTTGCGATGGGACTTCAGCCCCTGGCATGGTGCATCCGCCGGACCTGCCGGCGGACCTGGACGTGCTCCAGCGCTCCGAAACGCGCCCCCTCCGCGACGGGATGCGCCGTGGCTGCTGGGAGCGGTTCCTCCTGGGGTTCGTGAGCATCGCCGGCACCGAAACCGAAGAGGTCCTGGAAGGCCCCTGGCCCGGTTTGACCGCCCTTCCGCCGCGCCCCTACGCTCCGCGCGCGGTCCGCCCGACAGGCGTCGCAGGGAGAGTCCTCCGCCGTGGCGGTCAACATCACCCGATTCCACAACGTGTTCCTCTACCAGTCCCACGCGACGGTGCCGGAGCTGCTGCAGGACATGGAGGTGCTGGGACACCTGGATGCCCGCGCGGAGGAGCAGCTGGGCGCGATGAAGAAGGGCATTTGGCTCACCGGGGTTCCCGGCGGGGTGCTGATCGGGCTGTGCTGGGGCCTCTGGGCCAGCAGCGCGGATGGGACGACCCCCCTCTCCGGCGAGGAGGCGCAGTTCGCGAATTGGGCGCTCGCCGTCGGCTTGCTGCTGCTGGGCGCGAGCCTCTCCCTGTTCATCTGGCGCTCCCGCCTGCGGCCGCGCGACCTGGACAACCGTCGCTATGACCTGGCGCGGGTGCTGCTCAAGCGCCTGCACGTGGACCTGGCGCCGGACGCATCCGTGCGGCTGAAGCTGGACCTGCGGCAGCCCGACGTGCAGGACAAGCGCGTCAAGCAGGAGCTGGTGGGGTGGTGGGACACGCAGTTCTTCGTCGACCCGTGGTTCACGCTGGAGGGCCGGCTGGCGGATGGCACCTTCCTGAAGATCCACATGGTGGAGCGGCTCCAGAAGCGCGAGCGCTCCAAGACGAGCGCCAGCGGCAAGACGCGGACGAAGACCAAGACGAAGGGGTTCGCCCGGCTGGAGGTGTCCCTGCGCGTGAAGGCGGACCGTCATCCGGGGCTCGGGGCGTTGAAGGCGCAGGCCACCGCCGCCACGAGGCTGCCCCGGCGCGTCGAGCTGGAGCGGGTGCGCGTCGCGGCGGACCGGCTGTCGCTGCGCGCCCGCCTGGCCCAGGACTGGGTGGCGCGGGAGGGGCGGGCTTTGGAGAAGGATGACGCGTCCCGCACCGCGACGATGATGTTGCTGAGCCTCTACCAGGTGCTCCACTACGCCCGGCGGCGCGGCAAGTGGCAGGCGGCGCGGCGCCAGCGACGGTCGGTTTGACCTGCCCCGGGGCGCCTCCTACGCTCGGTCACGGCCGACCGCTGGACGGTCCCGGCTGAACAAGGCTCCTCCCCGTGGCGCTCGACCTCTCCGCATTCCAGAAGACCCTCGTCTATCAGGCCCACGCCCCCGTGCCGGAGGTGCTGGAGGACCTGAAGGTCCTGGGGTCGTTGGACCAGAAGGTCGAGTCCGTACGCCGCGCGCTGTGGATCGCCGCCTGGGTCCTGCTGGGAGTGGGCTTCCTGTCCTGCTTCGTGCTGGGCCCGTTCGGGCTGCTCGGGGCCGCCGTGGCCGTGGTGCTGTTCATCGTGCGCGCGCGCCGCGGCCGGATGGACCTGGAGAACCGGCGCTATGGCCTGGTCACCACACTGTTGACGCGCCTCCAGGTGGACCTGGAGAAGGACGCGCGCGTGGACCTGACGCTGGACCTGGCGCCGAACGACGAGGTGCGCAAGCGCGTGGACCAGGGCTCCAAGGGCCAGTGGCAGTACGAGGACTTCACCGACACGTGGCTGGAATTGCAGGGCCGCTTCGCGGACGGCACGCACCTGCACCTGTCCATGGTGGAGCACCTGCGGAAGCGCAGCCGCACGCAGCGCAATGCCCGTGGCAAGACGAAGACGAAGCGCAAGCAGAAGGGCAAGGCCCTGATGCAGGTGTCGCTGCGCGTGAAGCCGGAGCGTCACCCCGGGCTCGCGTCACTGGCCGAGAGCGCGAAGAGCGCCGCGCGCCTGCCGCCCGGCATCCACCTGTCGCGGATCCGCGTGGACGCCGACCGGGTGGGGATGCGCGCCCTGCTGGACCATGACTGGGTCGCGCGCGCGCCGAAGCCCGAGTTCCCTCGGGCGTCCCTCGCGATGGCTCCCAGCAAGGGCCGCAAGCCCAAGGTCCCGGTGGCGCCGCCCGGGAAGCACGACGCGTCGCGCACCGCGACGATGATGCTGCTGAGCCTCTACCAGGTGCTCAACTTCTCCAGCTCCCAGCGACGACGCTCGGATGCGAGGGCCACCTCATGAAGCTGCGTGTCCTGTTCCTCGTGGGCCTGGGAGTGCTCGCGTCCTCGGCGTGTTCGCAAGGGGGCGCTCCCGGCGCGAACGAAGGGGCCCGGCCCACCCAGGCGCGGTCCGCCGCGG
This genomic interval carries:
- a CDS encoding pirin family protein, whose protein sequence is MGPWRTPDPFLFCVHHDDRYPAGNERFGPAAPLTGRDIGQDFGGRDGWNMYHGTVVPGFPQHPHRGFETVTIVRNGLIDHSDSLGAAARFGGGDVQWLTAGSGINHSEMFPLLRSDTPNPLELFQIWLNLPRANKHVAPHFSMLWNHVIPRHVAKDEAGRATELTVVAGRVGDVKPPPPPPKSWAAQADSDVAIWTLKLEPGARWTLPAAARGTHRMLYFFRGSALRVGGRDIPPSRAIELRADLDVALENGADETELLMLQGRPIGEPVVQYGPFVMNTRQEIQQAFADYQRTGFGGWPWPNPDPVHGREEGRFARHADGHTERPA